From the Corythoichthys intestinalis isolate RoL2023-P3 chromosome 13, ASM3026506v1, whole genome shotgun sequence genome, one window contains:
- the LOC130929168 gene encoding E3 ubiquitin-protein ligase TRIM35-like isoform X1, with the protein MAFRIPLPAADLSCTICCEIFKEPVVLKCSHSFCGPCLKRHWARQNQTRDCPLCRRPARGEPVPSLTIRNLCEALVQDEDDGSDDDDGDFDYRPREMCLIHRKELTLFCRVDQEPICVVCKTSKRHKRHECCPVKEAMADLKVKLEMERRSLCEKVAALDAAKSTHADTEEHIQVQARFVEKRMREEFSRLRRFLMAEEEARVAVLRKEVEQKTRAARAKVDDVNGRLKALGDAVRAVEEKMASTSVSVLKKGKGATPGADIQLDGRAAISGCLVDEAKYLGSLSFHVWEKMRDIVKKDGRQLQGKAEYDDYDEVDYLEDDDDEVAIYGSDATKAVFGGCLLFLFFFLSFFLLQTLWLRQNAK; encoded by the exons ATGGCGTTCCGTATTCCGCTTCCAGCCGCCGACCTGTCATGCACCATCTGTTGCGAGATCTTCAAGGAGCCGGTGGTCCTCAAGTGCAGCCACAGCTTCTGCGGCCCCTGCCTCAAGCGTCACTGGGCACGGCAGAACCAGACCCGCGATTGCCCGCTGTGTCGGCGCCCGGCACGAGGGGAGCCGGTGCCCAGTTTGACCATCAGGAACCTCTGCGAGGCTCTCGTACAGGACGAAGACGACGGGAGTGATGATGACGACGGTGATTTCGACTACAGACCCAGGGAGATGTGCCTCATTCACCGCAAGGAGCTCACACTCTTCTGCCGTGTCGACCAGGAGCCCATTTGCGTAGTTTGCAAAACTTCCAAGAGACACAAACGACACGAATGTTGCCCTGTCAAGGAGGCCATGGCCGACCTCAAG GTGAAACTGGAGATGGAGCGCCGCTCCCTGTGTGAGAAAGTAGCAGCCCTGGACGCCGCCAAGTCCACCCACGCGGACACAGAAGAGCACATCCAG GTGCAGGCGCGCTTCGTGGAGAAGCGCATGCGAGAAGAGTTCTCTCGATTGCGTCGCTTCCTGATGGCCGAGGAGGAAGCCCGCGTGGCCGTCCTGCGTAAGGAGGTGGAGCAGAAGACCCGGGCGGCGCGCGCCAAGGTGGACGACGTCAACGGCCGCCTCAAGGCGCTCGGCGACGCCGTACGGGCCGTTGAGGAAAAGATGGCGTCCACCAGCGTCTCCGTCCTCAAG aaagGAAAGGGTGCAACACCTGG CGCCGACATTCAACTGGACGGCCGCGCCGCCATTTCGGGCTGCCTCGTGGACGAGGCCAAATACTTGGGCTCGCTGAGCTTCCACGTGTGGGAGAAAATGCGGGACATTGTCAAGAAGG atggccgccagttaCAAGGAAAAGCAGAATATGACGACTATGATGAGGTAGACTACCTCGAAGATGATGACGACGAGGTG GCCATCTACGGATCGGATGCCACCAAGGCCGTCTTCGGAGGCTGTCTGCTGTTTCTCTTTTTcttcctttctttttttcttctccaaacTTTGTGGCTTCGACAGAACGCCAAGTGA
- the LOC130929168 gene encoding E3 ubiquitin-protein ligase TRIM35-like isoform X2: protein MAFRIPLPAADLSCTICCEIFKEPVVLKCSHSFCGPCLKRHWARQNQTRDCPLCRRPARGEPVPSLTIRNLCEALVQDEDDGSDDDDGDFDYRPREMCLIHRKELTLFCRVDQEPICVVCKTSKRHKRHECCPVKEAMADLKVKLEMERRSLCEKVAALDAAKSTHADTEEHIQVQARFVEKRMREEFSRLRRFLMAEEEARVAVLRKEVEQKTRAARAKVDDVNGRLKALGDAVRAVEEKMASTSVSVLKKGKGATPGADIQLDGRAAISGCLVDEAKYLGSLSFHVWEKMRDIVKKDGRQLQGKAEYDDYDEVDYLEDDDDEVLSFFVGL from the exons ATGGCGTTCCGTATTCCGCTTCCAGCCGCCGACCTGTCATGCACCATCTGTTGCGAGATCTTCAAGGAGCCGGTGGTCCTCAAGTGCAGCCACAGCTTCTGCGGCCCCTGCCTCAAGCGTCACTGGGCACGGCAGAACCAGACCCGCGATTGCCCGCTGTGTCGGCGCCCGGCACGAGGGGAGCCGGTGCCCAGTTTGACCATCAGGAACCTCTGCGAGGCTCTCGTACAGGACGAAGACGACGGGAGTGATGATGACGACGGTGATTTCGACTACAGACCCAGGGAGATGTGCCTCATTCACCGCAAGGAGCTCACACTCTTCTGCCGTGTCGACCAGGAGCCCATTTGCGTAGTTTGCAAAACTTCCAAGAGACACAAACGACACGAATGTTGCCCTGTCAAGGAGGCCATGGCCGACCTCAAG GTGAAACTGGAGATGGAGCGCCGCTCCCTGTGTGAGAAAGTAGCAGCCCTGGACGCCGCCAAGTCCACCCACGCGGACACAGAAGAGCACATCCAG GTGCAGGCGCGCTTCGTGGAGAAGCGCATGCGAGAAGAGTTCTCTCGATTGCGTCGCTTCCTGATGGCCGAGGAGGAAGCCCGCGTGGCCGTCCTGCGTAAGGAGGTGGAGCAGAAGACCCGGGCGGCGCGCGCCAAGGTGGACGACGTCAACGGCCGCCTCAAGGCGCTCGGCGACGCCGTACGGGCCGTTGAGGAAAAGATGGCGTCCACCAGCGTCTCCGTCCTCAAG aaagGAAAGGGTGCAACACCTGG CGCCGACATTCAACTGGACGGCCGCGCCGCCATTTCGGGCTGCCTCGTGGACGAGGCCAAATACTTGGGCTCGCTGAGCTTCCACGTGTGGGAGAAAATGCGGGACATTGTCAAGAAGG atggccgccagttaCAAGGAAAAGCAGAATATGACGACTATGATGAGGTAGACTACCTCGAAGATGATGACGACGAGGTG CTGTCTTTCTTTGTTGGCTTGTAG